The genomic segment GAGCTTGCGCCGCAGCACTGGGTGACGACGAACGGCACGTTCGGCCATCTGGACAATCATGAACTGACGGACCGGCTGCTCGATTTCTTTTCGTACGATTCGTATCCGCAATTCTCGACGATCTTCCCGGGGGACGACGACAATCCGCTTCGGGACCGCGGCTGGAGCATGAGCCTGTCCAATGTCCGATCGATGTCGCCCAACTTCTGCGTCATGGAGCAGCAATCCGGGCCGGGCGGCTGGGTGAACCGAATCGGCATGAGCGCGCCCCGGCCGGGTCAGATCCGGCTGTGGTCGTATCAGTCCGTTCTGCACGGCACCGACCTGCTCGTCTACTTCCGCTGGCGGACGGCCACGTTCGGCACCGAGATCTATTGGCACGGGATCAACGACTACCATAACCAGCCCAATCGCAGAGTGCGCGAGGTTGCGCAGGTCGGCGACGAGTTCCGGAAAATAGGCGCAGCGGTGGCCGGAACGGTGTACCAGGCAGACGTCGCGATTATGCAGGATTACGACAACCTATGGGACGGAGAGTTTGACGAGTGGCACGGACCGCTGCGCTGGCGGAGCATGGGGGCGTGGTACAAGCAGCTGCAATACCGTCATATTCCCGCGGACGTGATCACGCTGCGCCCGGCGACGACGCTTGCGGATCTGGCCAAGTACAAGGCGATCGTATATCCGCATCCGGCGATCATGAGCGACGAGACCGCGAAGCTGCTTACGCAGTACGTCGATCAAGGCGGACAGCTCTTTTTCGGCGCGCGCACCGGGTACAAAAATCTCGACGGCCACTGTTACATGCGGCCCCTTCCCGGCCCGGTGGCCGAGCTTTGCGGGATTAACGTAGAAGACTTCACGTTAATTAAGGGCACGGTATCGGCTGCGCAAGTGCAATGGAAGGACGGCCGCTTGCCAGCCGGCACGAAGGCGGAAGGCTTCAATGAAGTGCTGCGTGTCGAAGATCCGGACACCGAGGTTGTAGCAGAGTACGCGAGCGAATACTACGCAGGAGCGCCTGCGCTGACGAAGCGCGCGGCGGGCAAGGGGCAAGCCTGGTATTACGGGGCTGCTTACAGCGAACCGGTCGTCGATGCGCTGATCGATGCGCTGGGGCTCGCGTCTCCGGCTTCCGATCTGCTGGATGCGCCGGCCGAGGTCGAGCTTGGCATTCGGTCTGATGGGGCGCGGAGCTACCTCTTCCTGCTGAACTACGCCGACCGGCCCGCGGCGATCCGCTTCAAGCAGGCCGCGCGCGAGCTGCTGACGGATGAGCTGATGGCGGGCGAGCGGGAGCTGCCGGCGTATGGCGTCATGGTACTGGAGCTTGAGGCTTGATCTGTGGTAAGGATTGAACATAATTGAACGTAAAAAGATCGCCGATTCACCTAAGCCTATGGCTTGGGGAACGGCGGTCTTTTTAGGGCTAGCGATTGGGAATGGTAAGCGCGCTTTCCGCGTGTCGAAGCTGTTCGGACGTTTGCCGGGTCGAATTAACTGCATTTGTACATGTATTTTCTGCCGGCCAATGGTACCTGATGAAATGCGCAAATGTGCAGGTAAATTACAGGCTGAAGTCGGAAATGGGGCGGATGGAGGGAAATACATGCACTTTGCAGCTATCCTGCTCAAAAGGATCGAGAACATCGAAATTAGATGTATATTTGCAGGCGTTGCGGCGAAGGAGCGACGCGCCGGCGATAGGCGGGGACCCATCTGACGGCT from the Cohnella hashimotonis genome contains:
- a CDS encoding beta-galactosidase, encoding MAKSIRMDELRLGVCYYPEHWPEDLWEDDFRRMREMNITVVRMAEFAWAMLEPEEGRFDFSFFVRALDLAHANGIQVILGTPTATPPAWLTHKYPEVLNASVDGVIYRHGMRRHYNYSSPLYRQFCERIVRNMVEAYKDHPAVIGWQIDNELNCETNVFYAEADHVAFREWLKERYASLSALNKAWGTVFWSQTYTDWEQVHLTRPMVNPSPNPHLALDEKRFISDNTISFAKLQADIIRELAPQHWVTTNGTFGHLDNHELTDRLLDFFSYDSYPQFSTIFPGDDDNPLRDRGWSMSLSNVRSMSPNFCVMEQQSGPGGWVNRIGMSAPRPGQIRLWSYQSVLHGTDLLVYFRWRTATFGTEIYWHGINDYHNQPNRRVREVAQVGDEFRKIGAAVAGTVYQADVAIMQDYDNLWDGEFDEWHGPLRWRSMGAWYKQLQYRHIPADVITLRPATTLADLAKYKAIVYPHPAIMSDETAKLLTQYVDQGGQLFFGARTGYKNLDGHCYMRPLPGPVAELCGINVEDFTLIKGTVSAAQVQWKDGRLPAGTKAEGFNEVLRVEDPDTEVVAEYASEYYAGAPALTKRAAGKGQAWYYGAAYSEPVVDALIDALGLASPASDLLDAPAEVELGIRSDGARSYLFLLNYADRPAAIRFKQAARELLTDELMAGERELPAYGVMVLELEA